The DNA sequence CTCCGGCGGCAACGGCTGCTCTTTCGGTATCCTGTTTACCGCTGACGTCTACCATTATGGCATTGCCGCTTTCATCGAAATGGGTAAAAATCTTATTTTTCTGAGCCATTGCACTCCTTAAAAGAGAAAATTATTTACCTAGAACTTCAGCAAAAAGCCGGGAGAAAAATCCTTCGTGTTCATGGTTTTGGCCGTGTTTCGAACAGAGATTGTCAAATTCACACAGCATTTCCTTCTGTTCCTTGCACAGTTTGGTCGGTGTCATTACCTGTAACTCAACCAGCATTTTACCGCGCCCTCTTCCACGCAGACTTGGAACGCCTTCTTTCTCCAGGGTAAATATATCACCAGACTGGCTGCCTTCCGGTATGGTTATTGTTTTCTTACCGTGCACAGTAGGTACTTCGATCTCGGCGCCAAGGGCTGCCTTGACCATGGGGACCGGTAGCTTGCAGTATATCACATCACCCTCACGTTTGAAAAATTCATGCTCTTCAACGTGGATGACAACATACAAATCACCGCTCGGACCTCCTCTTCTGCCGCCTTCGCCTTCATTGACAAGGCGCATCTTGGCTCCGGTATCGACGCCCGCCGGGATTTTGATGGAAACTGTTTTGGTTTTATCGACAAGACCTCTGCCATCGCAGTCGCTGCAGGGCTCAGTCACAATCTGTCCTTCACCGCCGCATTGAGGGCAGGTTGAACTCACCTGAAAGAATCCCTGAGAACGAATAACCTGACCACGCCCCCCGCATGTGGGGCAGGTTTCCTTGGAATACCCCGGCCGACACCCCGTTCCTTCACAGGTCCAGCAGGTATCTTTTTTGGTGATTTTGACTTCCTTGGTAACCCCATGAACCGCTTCCATAAACGAAATCGGTAAATCATAGCGCAGATCATTACCGGGAATCGGCCCATTTCTTCGTGCCTGAGAGCGGCCGCCGCCAAAGCCGAATATATCACCGAATATATCGCCAAAACTCGAAAAGACATCTTCAAAGTTCCCAGGACCACTGTAGCCGCTGTTCTTCAAGCCATCGTGGCCGTAAGTATCGTAGATCTTGCGTTTCTGGCCATCGCTCAAGACTTCGTATGCCTCAGTACATTCCTTGAATGATGCTTCCGCTTCATTGTCTCCGGGATTACGATCCGGGTGGTATTTCATCGCCAGTTTGCGGTAAGCTTTTTTGATCTCACCGTCTGTGGCGTTTCTGCTGATTGATAATATTTCGTAATAATCTCGTGGCATAATACAACTTAATCCTGTTTACACATCCTGCTTTGTCAATTTTTCCCGATCAGAGTGTTCAATCAGTTCCTTCTCTTCCAGGGCTCCGGGCAGATCATTGATATTCTCCATGGTTACTTTCCCGGATGCTATCTCCCTGAGGGTCATAACGATTTCTTTATTTTTGCCGTTAATGAGAAAGGGCTCTCCCTGTCGATGCTGACGAATACGTTTGACAGCAAGATGAATAAGATTGAAACGATTGTCGTCACCTACTTTTTCCAGACAATCCTCGACTGTAATTCGCGCCATATTTTCACCTTTAGTGAGTAAATGATGGATTCTGCCACTGCTTGCTCCGTTGTATCACAAGACAGACAGAATGTTTAATTTTCGAAAGGATTTTTGAGTAAAAGTGTCTCTTCGCGATCCGGTCCAACGGAAATGATGGACGCTTCCACTTCAGTAATATCCTCAATTCTCTTGATATAATCCCTGGCCTTTGCAGGAAGATCCTCGAAGCTGCGCACATCACCTATTTCTTCCTGCCAGCCGTCAACTTCCTCGTATACAGGCTGAACGGATCCGGCAAGTTGTATATTTGAAGGCATTGCCTGATATTTCTTGCCGTCGAACTGATACTCTCGCGCAATTTTTATCTTCGACTGCCCGGAAAGAACATCCAGCTTGGTAATGGCCATACCGGTTATGCTGTTAAGCCTTACGGCATCCGCGGCGACTACGCCGTCCAGCCACCCGCAACGCCTTTTCCTTCCCGTGGTCGCACCAAATTCACCGCCTTTTTTCTGGAGTTCCTCGCCTGTCTTATCAAAGAGCTCCGTTGGGAAAGGCCCCTCTCCCACCCTGGTGGTGTATGCCTTGAGAATACCGATCACCGCATCTATATGAGTCGGTCCTACGCCTGAACCATTGCAGGCATTACCGGCTATGGTATTGGAAGATGTTACAAAGGGGTAGGTGCCATGATCAATATCCAGCTGTGTTCCCTGAGCCCCTTCAAAAAGTATATTATCATTCCGTTTTCTTGCATTGTCCAGTTCCAGGGAAACATTTCCACTGAAAGGATTGAGCTGTTCGGCGTAACTCTGAAATTGATCATAAATCAAATCAAAATCCAAAGGCTTAACATTGTATTTTTGGGTCAGTAAAAAATTTGCTTCATCCAGGTTTGTCTGCAGCTTGTCCCTAAACACTCCCATATCCGCAAGATCGCCGACTTTTATGCCTCGGCGGCCGACCTTGTCCACATAGCATGGCCCTATTCCCCTGCCGGTGGTTCCGATCTTTTTCCCTTGAGCCAGCGCGGCTTCACTCGCTTGATCGAGAGTTGAGTGATAGGGCATGATCAAATGAGCGCGTTCGCTTATCATCAAGCGCTCCGGAGTCACCGGTAATCCTTTCTCCTGCAGTTCTTTAATCTCGCCAAGAAGCACGGCAGGATCGATGATCACGCCATTGCCGATCATGCATTTTTTGTCCTCATAAAGAATTCCTGAAGGAATGATGTGAAAGATAAACTGCTTACCTTCGACCACCAGGGTATGACCGGCATTATTTCCACCCTGAAATCTGACTACATAATCTGCATAGCGCGTCAAAAGATCAACAATCTTTCCCTTTCCTTCATCACCCCATTGGGTTCCTACGATAACTACGCTGGACATATCCTCTCCTGAGAAATAAAATACTTTTACGCAAGATTCTATTATAAGGTCTTTTTTTGTTGTATCCCCGGAGGGATAGAAACCTTCACGGAAATGCTGATCTCCTGTTGAAATGGAGTATCGGAATAATTATTTTCCGCCTATAATCGCAATGGTCAAACGAGTGATTATAGCTAATCACAACAGCAAAGTCAATCTATCTGATATTTTCATCTGTGACCCGGATTTTTCCCACTGCGTGTAAAGCCCAGGTCCGGCCGATGGATGTGCCAATGGATCAATTGCCGCGGATCTCTCAGATGTAGATCAAAAAGTTCGGTATATG is a window from the Desulfopila inferna genome containing:
- the rpoZ gene encoding DNA-directed RNA polymerase subunit omega produces the protein MARITVEDCLEKVGDDNRFNLIHLAVKRIRQHRQGEPFLINGKNKEIVMTLREIASGKVTMENINDLPGALEEKELIEHSDREKLTKQDV
- the dnaJ gene encoding molecular chaperone DnaJ — encoded protein: MPRDYYEILSISRNATDGEIKKAYRKLAMKYHPDRNPGDNEAEASFKECTEAYEVLSDGQKRKIYDTYGHDGLKNSGYSGPGNFEDVFSSFGDIFGDIFGFGGGRSQARRNGPIPGNDLRYDLPISFMEAVHGVTKEVKITKKDTCWTCEGTGCRPGYSKETCPTCGGRGQVIRSQGFFQVSSTCPQCGGEGQIVTEPCSDCDGRGLVDKTKTVSIKIPAGVDTGAKMRLVNEGEGGRRGGPSGDLYVVIHVEEHEFFKREGDVIYCKLPVPMVKAALGAEIEVPTVHGKKTITIPEGSQSGDIFTLEKEGVPSLRGRGRGKMLVELQVMTPTKLCKEQKEMLCEFDNLCSKHGQNHEHEGFFSRLFAEVLGK
- a CDS encoding adenylosuccinate synthase; its protein translation is MSSVVIVGTQWGDEGKGKIVDLLTRYADYVVRFQGGNNAGHTLVVEGKQFIFHIIPSGILYEDKKCMIGNGVIIDPAVLLGEIKELQEKGLPVTPERLMISERAHLIMPYHSTLDQASEAALAQGKKIGTTGRGIGPCYVDKVGRRGIKVGDLADMGVFRDKLQTNLDEANFLLTQKYNVKPLDFDLIYDQFQSYAEQLNPFSGNVSLELDNARKRNDNILFEGAQGTQLDIDHGTYPFVTSSNTIAGNACNGSGVGPTHIDAVIGILKAYTTRVGEGPFPTELFDKTGEELQKKGGEFGATTGRKRRCGWLDGVVAADAVRLNSITGMAITKLDVLSGQSKIKIAREYQFDGKKYQAMPSNIQLAGSVQPVYEEVDGWQEEIGDVRSFEDLPAKARDYIKRIEDITEVEASIISVGPDREETLLLKNPFEN